A single region of the Candidatus Methanomethylicota archaeon genome encodes:
- a CDS encoding transcriptional regulator — MNKDQVLGGALLIIGIAGIIIYGWLVFFSAWQMFVIQLTAFIAIAAVLAIIAWIGYTLATTPPPKPIEEIEKEIEKELSEIKKEEVKKEETKTN; from the coding sequence TTGAATAAAGATCAAGTATTAGGAGGCGCTCTTTTAATAATTGGTATAGCTGGAATAATAATATATGGCTGGCTAGTATTCTTTTCAGCTTGGCAAATGTTTGTTATTCAATTAACAGCATTTATAGCAATAGCAGCAGTATTAGCTATTATTGCTTGGATTGGATATACATTAGCAACAACACCACCCCCTAAACCAATAGAAGAAATTGAAAAAGAAATTGAAAAAGAATTATCTGAAATTAAAAAAGAAGAAGTTAAGAAAGAAGAAACAAAAACAAATTAA
- a CDS encoding rhomboid family intramembrane serine protease — translation MNFKAIGFPIPEARLYKPSRPKVTLALIISNIIIYIITSLENNFLSISDYWVSIGSFIPSSIFVINQLYRIFSSMFLHADLFHIFFNMYFLYIFGRAVEEALGGKRFLLLYLSSGIAASIFHTAFSFLEGPMAYATPAIGASGAISGVMGAYFMFYPGTSLLMIIPIFFFPWFFWIKASYYILFWFTIQVIYGFLHAAGGVAVFAHAGGFIMGIAILSFLKNYDRIVQLRLLRNIFSYIRFYPVRYRGLGKNTKILLSILIALLMITSLYISAFPINQEEIKTITISYSCGSTFCNDYVGFQLDKIEDQISKIAFTTTRILFNRLYYRGLLYGNGTIEILNESTQLPIRINVDQYSTIIKVNTTINYFKGIYGDDGFLIYGEGDISTYSIQIFLYQGTYQVSLGELLNYKFTLSTQTTNIANITKYTGIISFIFTIVSLIVVNLMDKKLAIVGE, via the coding sequence ATGAATTTTAAAGCAATAGGTTTTCCCATACCAGAAGCAAGACTATATAAACCATCTAGACCAAAAGTAACTCTAGCTTTAATTATTTCAAATATAATTATTTATATAATAACATCACTTGAGAATAATTTTCTTTCAATTAGTGATTATTGGGTTAGTATTGGTAGTTTTATTCCTTCATCTATATTTGTAATAAATCAATTGTATAGAATTTTCTCCTCTATGTTCCTTCATGCTGATCTTTTTCATATATTCTTTAACATGTATTTTCTTTATATATTTGGAAGAGCGGTAGAAGAAGCTCTTGGAGGTAAGAGATTTTTATTACTATATTTATCTTCAGGAATTGCAGCTTCAATATTTCATACAGCATTTTCATTTTTAGAAGGACCTATGGCTTATGCCACTCCTGCTATAGGAGCATCAGGAGCAATTAGTGGAGTAATGGGAGCTTATTTCATGTTTTATCCAGGTACTTCATTACTTATGATAATTCCCATATTCTTTTTCCCATGGTTTTTCTGGATAAAAGCTTCATATTATATACTATTTTGGTTTACTATACAAGTAATTTATGGCTTTCTTCATGCAGCTGGAGGGGTTGCAGTTTTTGCTCATGCTGGTGGTTTTATAATGGGGATTGCAATTCTTTCTTTTCTAAAGAATTATGATAGAATAGTTCAACTTAGACTTCTTAGAAATATTTTTTCATATATTAGATTTTATCCAGTTAGATATAGAGGTCTTGGTAAGAATACTAAGATTTTACTTTCTATTCTCATAGCACTTCTTATGATAACGAGTCTTTATATTTCAGCTTTTCCAATAAATCAAGAAGAAATTAAGACAATTACTATAAGCTATAGTTGTGGATCAACTTTTTGTAATGATTATGTTGGTTTTCAATTAGATAAAATCGAAGATCAAATTTCTAAAATAGCATTTACTACAACAAGAATATTATTTAATCGCTTATACTATAGAGGATTACTTTATGGTAATGGTACTATAGAAATTTTAAATGAATCTACTCAATTACCTATTAGAATAAATGTCGATCAATACTCTACAATAATAAAAGTTAATACAACAATTAATTATTTTAAAGGTATTTATGGAGATGATGGATTTTTAATTTATGGAGAAGGAGATATATCAACTTATAGTATTCAAATATTTTTATATCAAGGAACTTATCAAGTGAGTTTAGGAGAATTATTAAATTATAAATTTACATTATCAACACAGACTACAAATATAGCCAATATAACAAAATATACAGGTATAATTTCATTTATCTTTACTATTGTTTCTTTAATAGTAGTAAATTTAATGGATAAAAAATTAGCAATAGTAGGAGAATAA
- a CDS encoding ROK family protein: MYFIGIDIGGTWLKAAITDENYRILNKISIKVKQIINSPLESLENIIKELAKDKINEIFGIGIAAAGKLDFKNFLIIFSPNSSIRNLNVTPIEEKFNKPIKLINDGVAAALAEWKIGAGINYENIVFVNIGSGIGGGIIVDNHLLMGKEGNAHEFGHMIIDIYGTMICKCGGRGHWEAYTSGNGLINYCSYLAKNFNYKTNFLNKVLFENFSTQEIFEYARKGDEFALYVINEANRINSIGMANLINLYDPEIILMGGSVVMNNIDLIINSLNSSIHEFSFNSPPKIVPSKLGENASIIGAIIFLRENYEF; the protein is encoded by the coding sequence TTGTACTTTATTGGTATTGATATTGGTGGAACTTGGTTAAAAGCAGCTATTACTGATGAAAATTATAGAATATTAAATAAAATTTCAATTAAAGTAAAACAAATAATTAATTCTCCTTTAGAATCTCTTGAAAATATAATAAAAGAATTGGCTAAAGATAAAATTAATGAAATTTTTGGAATAGGAATAGCTGCAGCTGGAAAACTTGATTTTAAAAATTTCTTAATAATTTTTTCTCCAAATTCTTCTATAAGAAATCTCAATGTAACCCCAATTGAAGAGAAATTTAATAAACCAATTAAATTAATTAATGATGGTGTAGCTGCAGCTTTAGCTGAATGGAAAATAGGTGCTGGAATTAATTATGAAAATATTGTTTTTGTAAATATTGGAAGTGGCATAGGTGGAGGAATAATTGTAGATAATCATTTACTTATGGGAAAAGAAGGAAATGCTCATGAATTTGGACATATGATAATAGATATCTATGGTACTATGATATGTAAATGTGGTGGAAGAGGGCATTGGGAAGCATATACATCAGGTAATGGACTTATAAATTATTGTTCTTATCTTGCAAAAAATTTTAATTATAAAACAAATTTTCTTAATAAAGTTCTTTTTGAAAATTTTTCTACTCAAGAAATATTTGAATATGCTAGAAAAGGTGATGAATTTGCATTATATGTAATTAATGAAGCAAATAGAATCAATAGTATAGGTATGGCAAATCTTATTAATTTATATGATCCAGAAATTATCTTGATGGGTGGTAGTGTAGTAATGAATAACATAGATTTAATTATAAATTCTTTAAATTCATCTATTCATGAATTTTCATTTAATTCTCCTCCAAAAATAGTTCCATCAAAATTAGGAGAAAATGCCTCAATTATTGGAGCAATAATTTTTTTGAGGGAAAATTATGAATTTTAA